The Corvus moneduloides isolate bCorMon1 chromosome 18, bCorMon1.pri, whole genome shotgun sequence genome window below encodes:
- the OSBP2 gene encoding oxysterol-binding protein 2 isoform X6 — translation MKGRGCWETGSLRSFCNAACLNKFHKDDSGDEEPASQSDKSELHGPLKTLSSKLEDLSTCNELIAKHGAALQRSLSELENLRLPADSGEKIKAVNERATLFRITSNAMINACRDFLDLAESHSRKWQRLLQHEREQRIRLEETIEQLAKQHNSLERACRGAPGLASGTASISSTAKGSVQSAKGEASDEDEETEYFDAMEDAPAFITVTADPKHHRRSGSNLSGASEGHPEDWNLEDSVFESSNQSSYNESTGKDLLPRKRRRSRIPDKPNYSLNLWSIMKNCIGKELSKIPMPVNFNEPLSMLQRLTEDLEYHELLDKAVKCESSTEQMCFVAAFSVSSYSTTVHRTAKPFNPLLGETFELDRLEELGFRSLCEQVSHHPPAAAHHVYSRRGWTLWQDITISSKFRGKYLSIMPLGAIHLEFHSSGNHYVWRKVTSTVHNIIVGKLWIDQSGEIEIVNHKSKDKCQLKFTPYSYFSRDVPRKVTGVVSDADGKAHYVMSGTWDEKMECSKIVHSSHGSTSTEGKQKTVYQTLSPKVLWRKYPLPENAENMYFFSELALTLNEPEERVAPTDSRLRPDQRLMESGRWDEANVEKQRLEEKQRAVRRRREAEAVEALEEGKDYEGYIPLWFERKVDAVTGELICVYKGGYWEAKDRQDWSVCPDIF, via the exons ATGACTCAGGTGACGAGGAGCCCGCCTCGCAGTCAGACAAGAGTGAGCTGCACGGCCCCCTGAAGACCCTGTCGAGTAAGCTGGAGGACCTGAGCACCTGCAATGAGCTGATCGCCAAGCACGGCGCAGCCCTGCAGCGCTCGCTCAGCGAGCTGGAGAACCTGCGCCTGCCGGCCGACAGCGGAGAGAAGATCAAGGCGGTGAACGAGCGCGCCACGCTCTTCCGCATCACCTCCAATGCTATGATCAAC GCCTGCCGCGATTTCCTGGACTTAGCCGAGAGCCACAGCCGGAAATGGCAGCGGCTGCTGCAGCATGAGCGGGAGCAGCGGATCCGGCTGGAGGAGACCATCGAGCAGTTAGCCAAGCAGCACAACAGCTTGGAGCGCGCCTGCCGCGGGGCGCCCGGCCTGGCCTCGGGCACCGCCAGCATCTCCAGCACCGCCAAGG ggagTGTGCAGTCTGCCAAAGGAGAGGCCagtgatgaagatgaggagACGGAGTACTTCGATGCCATGGAGGATGCACCAGCTTTTATCACTGTAACTGCGGACCCCAAGCACCACAG GCGCTCGGGCAGCAACCTGAGCGGGGCCAGCGAGGGCCACCCCGAGGACTGGAACCTGGAGGACAGC GTCTTTGAGAGCTCAAATCAAAGCAGCTACAATGAGTCCACGGGCAAAGATCTCCTGCCGAGGAAAAGGAGACGGAGTCGCATTCCCGACAAACCCAACTACAGCCTTAACCTCTGGAGCATCATGAAGAACTGCATTGGCAAAGAGCTCTCCAAGATCCCCATGCCT GTGAACTTCAACGAGCCCCTGTCCATGCTGCAGCGGCTCACGGAGGACCTGGAGTACCACGAGCTGCTGGACAAGGCGGTGAAGTGCGAGAGCTCCACGGAGCAGATGTGCTTTGTGGCCGCCTTCTCCGTGTCCTCCTACTCCACCACTGTCCACCGCACTGCAAAGCCATTCAACCCCCTCCTGGGGGAGACCTTCGAGCTGGATcgcctggaggagctgggattcCGATCCCTCTGTGAGCAG GTGAGCCACCACCCCCCGGCAGCTGCCCACCACGTGTACTCCAGGCGAGGGTGGACGTTGTGGCAGGACATCACCATCTCCAGCAAGTTCAGGGGCAAATACCTCTCCATCATGCCACTGG GCGCCATCCACCTGGAGTTCCACTCCAGTGGGAATCACTATGTGTGGAGGAAAGTCACCTCCACTGTGCACAACATCATCGTGGGCAAGCTCTGGATCGACCAG TCTGGTGAAATAGAGATTGTTAACCATAAGTCCAAAGATAAATGCCAGCTGAAATTTACCCCCTACAGCTACTTCTCCAGGGATGTCCCCCGCAAG GTGACGGGGGTGGTGAGCGACGCCGATGGCAAAGCCCACTACGTCATGTCTGGCACGTGGGATGAGAAGATGGAGTGCTCCAAGATCGTCCACAGCAGCCACGGCAGCACCAGCACCGAGGGCAAGCAGAAAACTGTCTACCAGACACTGTCCCCAAAGGTCCTGTGGAGGAAGTACCCGCTGCC GGAAAACGCCGAGAACATGTATTTCTTCTCGGAGCTGGCGCTGACGCTGAACGAGCCCGAGGAGCGCGTGGCGCCCACGGACAGCCGGCTGCGCCCCGACCAGCGGCTCATGGAGAGCGGCCGCTGGGACGAGGCCAACGTGGAGaagcagaggctggaggagaagcagagagCCGTGCGCCGGCGCAGGGAGGCTGAGGCCGTGGAGGCCCTGGAGGAAG GGAAGGACTACGAGGGGTACATCCCGCTGTGGTTCGAGCGCAAGGTGGACGCTGTCACCGGGGAGCTGATCTGTGTCTACAAGGGCGGCTACTGGGAGGCCAAGGACAGGCAGGACTGGAGCGTGTGCCCCGACATCTTCTGA
- the LOC116453172 gene encoding uncharacterized protein LOC116453172, with protein sequence MAELAGRRAGCARSDSPVPREEEHSWAQLLGSQPSPGHRSSSSSICTEDFAASFWEGMVEPLLCQEELAGDVPTEGAHPGQEESLLPAGRSPDVRPQLAMERGRHSWQDRAPSRRRRESLESLGARISRLSHAGMAWGVPGPVPSGQPALGRRDSPHGDLSAMASPGHSWRTPGISAGRSRAGTRTGSPGSSFPRASSAMPRGHPALGMRRQEPPALRRRGGNVTFAVDDVDRAGAGSSSKSESGLAVGHWEVLEEGAGLGQAGEWAQQGQGHGGRDQPQFLWGFCGFVGSPLPQIPFSPQVLAQQWEPPGDGGHLCAQVGTRKWGCPARYDPGVWGLGSATGTAPAGTGGTGRGRDGCRDAPGSASCWDVESSGMWPGHALEKG encoded by the exons ATGGCCG agctggcaggacGCCGTGCCGGCTGTGCCCGGAGTGACAGCCCTGTCCCACGGGAAGAGGAGCActcctgggctcagctcctggGCTCCCAACCCAGCCCGGGGCAccggagcagctccagctccatctgCACCGAGGACTTCGCTGCCAGCTTTTGGGAGGGAATGGTGGagcccctgctgtgccaggaggagctTGCTGGGGACGTGCCCACGGAGGGAGCTCATCCTGGGCAGGAGGAGTCCTTGTTGCCCGCAGGGAGAAGCCCGGACGTGCGGCCACAGCTGGCGATGGAGCGGGGCAGACATTCCTGGCAGGACAGGGCTCCGTCCcggaggaggagggagagcctGGAGTCTCTGGGAGCGAGGATATCCCGCCTGAGCCACGCGGGGATGGCCTGGGGGGTCCCCGGGCCAGTCCCCTCTgggcagccagccctgggcCGCAGGGACTCTCCCCATGGGGACCTGTCGGCCATGGCCTCGCCTGGGCATTCCTGGAGAACTCCAGGGAtctctgctggcaggagcagggctgggacaaggACAGGCTCTCCTGGCAGCAGTTTTCCCAGGGCCAGCAGTGCCATGCCCAGGGGACATCCCGCCCTGGGCATGAGGCGACAGGAGCCACCAGCTCTCCGGAGACGTGGGGGGAATGTCACCTTCGCTGTGGATGATGTggacagggcaggagcaggcagcagcagcaagagtgAGTCTGGGCTGGCCGTGGGGcactgggaggtgctggaggagggtgcagggctgggacaagCAGGGGaatgggcacagcagggccagggacaCGGTGGCAGGGACCAGCCCCAGTTCCTGTGGGGTTTCTGCGGGTTTGTgggctcccccctcccccaaataCCGTTTTCCCCgcaggtgctggcacagcagtgggAGCCCCCGGGCGATGGGGGTCAcctgtgtgcccaggtggggaCCAGGAAGTGGGGCTGCCCTGCAAGGTACGACCCTGGGGTGTGGGGCTTGGGGTCTGCCACGGGTACAgccccagctgggacaggaggcACGGggcggggcagggatggatgcagggatgctcctggcTCTGCGTCCTGCTGGGATGTGGAGAGCAGCGGGATGTGGCCAGGAcatgcactggaaaagggaTAA
- the LOC116453171 gene encoding uncharacterized protein LOC116453171, protein MRGSRQDTAEHRAGGVAGSGASGAALILSLLLQDRAAGSVRREHLPSRPREPAGPGRAGGSPAVGTPPAAPWGHGRRPSSAVGPGSSPAALGWVPALGVRRELPQGDSGVRPVLPLLPPGSCSPSLLSPSRALHVLRGLRQQLQRRLGQWQSVEGALGAAAQRKERQREHPHPASSLSPSSSPEVQQHGRGSPGLLHHVQHHFQELQLEKTQNTGNPTVLGGQLGTRGREEGQAQPGVGTPPLPQPRC, encoded by the exons ATGCGAGGCAGCCGCCAGGACACAGCCGAGCACCGAGCCGGGGGAGTGg CGGGCTCTGGGGCCTCTGGTGCTGCTCTgatcctctccctgctcctccaggatCGCGCTGCCGGGAGCGTCCGCCGGGAGCATCTCCCGAGCCGCCCACGggagccggcggggccggggcgggctgGGGGCTCCCCGGCCGTGGGGACCCCCCCGGCGGCCCCGTGGGGACACGGCCGCCGCCCCAGCAGTGCCGTGGGACCGGGCTCTTCGCCGGCAGCCCTCGGGTGGGTCCCAGCGCTCGGGGTTCGGCGGGAGCTGCCCCAGGGGGACTCGGGGGTCCGGCCCGTGCTGCCCCTCCTCCCTCCCGGCTCCTGCAgcccatccctgctctcccccAGCCGCGCTCTCCACGTCCTGCGGGGGCTccggcagcagctccagcgGCGCCTCGGGCAGTGGCAGAGCGTGGAGGGAGCCCTGGGAGCCGCGGCACAGAGGAAGGAG AGACAGAGGGAACATCCCCATCCCgcctcctccctgtccccgAGCTCCAGTCCTGAGGTCCAACAGCACGGCCGGGGCTCCCCGGGGCTCCTGCACCACGTCCAGCACCacttccaggagctgcagctggagaagacACAGAACACAGGGAACCCGACTGTCCTGGGGGGACAACTGGGCACCAGGGGCAGAGAGGAGGGCCAGGCACAGCCCGGGGTGGGAACTCCCCCTCTGCCACAGCCCCGGTGCTGA
- the OSBP2 gene encoding oxysterol-binding protein 2 isoform X5 has translation MKGRGCWETGSLRSFCNAACLNKFHKDDSGDEEPASQSDKSELHGPLKTLSSKLEDLSTCNELIAKHGAALQRSLSELENLRLPADSGEKIKAVNERATLFRITSNAMINACRDFLDLAESHSRKWQRLLQHEREQRIRLEETIEQLAKQHNSLERACRGAPGLASGTASISSTAKAGSVQSAKGEASDEDEETEYFDAMEDAPAFITVTADPKHHRRSGSNLSGASEGHPEDWNLEDSVFESSNQSSYNESTGKDLLPRKRRRSRIPDKPNYSLNLWSIMKNCIGKELSKIPMPVNFNEPLSMLQRLTEDLEYHELLDKAVKCESSTEQMCFVAAFSVSSYSTTVHRTAKPFNPLLGETFELDRLEELGFRSLCEQVSHHPPAAAHHVYSRRGWTLWQDITISSKFRGKYLSIMPLGAIHLEFHSSGNHYVWRKVTSTVHNIIVGKLWIDQSGEIEIVNHKSKDKCQLKFTPYSYFSRDVPRKVTGVVSDADGKAHYVMSGTWDEKMECSKIVHSSHGSTSTEGKQKTVYQTLSPKVLWRKYPLPENAENMYFFSELALTLNEPEERVAPTDSRLRPDQRLMESGRWDEANVEKQRLEEKQRAVRRRREAEAVEALEEGKDYEGYIPLWFERKVDAVTGELICVYKGGYWEAKDRQDWSVCPDIF, from the exons ATGACTCAGGTGACGAGGAGCCCGCCTCGCAGTCAGACAAGAGTGAGCTGCACGGCCCCCTGAAGACCCTGTCGAGTAAGCTGGAGGACCTGAGCACCTGCAATGAGCTGATCGCCAAGCACGGCGCAGCCCTGCAGCGCTCGCTCAGCGAGCTGGAGAACCTGCGCCTGCCGGCCGACAGCGGAGAGAAGATCAAGGCGGTGAACGAGCGCGCCACGCTCTTCCGCATCACCTCCAATGCTATGATCAAC GCCTGCCGCGATTTCCTGGACTTAGCCGAGAGCCACAGCCGGAAATGGCAGCGGCTGCTGCAGCATGAGCGGGAGCAGCGGATCCGGCTGGAGGAGACCATCGAGCAGTTAGCCAAGCAGCACAACAGCTTGGAGCGCGCCTGCCGCGGGGCGCCCGGCCTGGCCTCGGGCACCGCCAGCATCTCCAGCACCGCCAAGG cagggagTGTGCAGTCTGCCAAAGGAGAGGCCagtgatgaagatgaggagACGGAGTACTTCGATGCCATGGAGGATGCACCAGCTTTTATCACTGTAACTGCGGACCCCAAGCACCACAG GCGCTCGGGCAGCAACCTGAGCGGGGCCAGCGAGGGCCACCCCGAGGACTGGAACCTGGAGGACAGC GTCTTTGAGAGCTCAAATCAAAGCAGCTACAATGAGTCCACGGGCAAAGATCTCCTGCCGAGGAAAAGGAGACGGAGTCGCATTCCCGACAAACCCAACTACAGCCTTAACCTCTGGAGCATCATGAAGAACTGCATTGGCAAAGAGCTCTCCAAGATCCCCATGCCT GTGAACTTCAACGAGCCCCTGTCCATGCTGCAGCGGCTCACGGAGGACCTGGAGTACCACGAGCTGCTGGACAAGGCGGTGAAGTGCGAGAGCTCCACGGAGCAGATGTGCTTTGTGGCCGCCTTCTCCGTGTCCTCCTACTCCACCACTGTCCACCGCACTGCAAAGCCATTCAACCCCCTCCTGGGGGAGACCTTCGAGCTGGATcgcctggaggagctgggattcCGATCCCTCTGTGAGCAG GTGAGCCACCACCCCCCGGCAGCTGCCCACCACGTGTACTCCAGGCGAGGGTGGACGTTGTGGCAGGACATCACCATCTCCAGCAAGTTCAGGGGCAAATACCTCTCCATCATGCCACTGG GCGCCATCCACCTGGAGTTCCACTCCAGTGGGAATCACTATGTGTGGAGGAAAGTCACCTCCACTGTGCACAACATCATCGTGGGCAAGCTCTGGATCGACCAG TCTGGTGAAATAGAGATTGTTAACCATAAGTCCAAAGATAAATGCCAGCTGAAATTTACCCCCTACAGCTACTTCTCCAGGGATGTCCCCCGCAAG GTGACGGGGGTGGTGAGCGACGCCGATGGCAAAGCCCACTACGTCATGTCTGGCACGTGGGATGAGAAGATGGAGTGCTCCAAGATCGTCCACAGCAGCCACGGCAGCACCAGCACCGAGGGCAAGCAGAAAACTGTCTACCAGACACTGTCCCCAAAGGTCCTGTGGAGGAAGTACCCGCTGCC GGAAAACGCCGAGAACATGTATTTCTTCTCGGAGCTGGCGCTGACGCTGAACGAGCCCGAGGAGCGCGTGGCGCCCACGGACAGCCGGCTGCGCCCCGACCAGCGGCTCATGGAGAGCGGCCGCTGGGACGAGGCCAACGTGGAGaagcagaggctggaggagaagcagagagCCGTGCGCCGGCGCAGGGAGGCTGAGGCCGTGGAGGCCCTGGAGGAAG GGAAGGACTACGAGGGGTACATCCCGCTGTGGTTCGAGCGCAAGGTGGACGCTGTCACCGGGGAGCTGATCTGTGTCTACAAGGGCGGCTACTGGGAGGCCAAGGACAGGCAGGACTGGAGCGTGTGCCCCGACATCTTCTGA